In one window of Pseudobdellovibrionaceae bacterium DNA:
- the speB gene encoding agmatinase: MSQNLGFLGVFTDLNSSRVALLPVPWEVTTSYGGGTALGPEAIFDASPQLDLFDDDVKDAYKQGYHWLPVKSEIVDLGRSVKPDSTENLTEKQTTEINQACQKMVDWVYSETKNLLLQKKIPAVVGGDHSVSLGIIKSLSEHYEGQFGVLHFDAHMDLRKAYQGLTYSHASIMRNVMELEKPPQKLVQVGIRDYCEEEADYAASNSAVVEYLDRDLKKQMFDGENWTSLCREIVNQLPQQVYISFDIDGLSPEFCPGTGTPVPGGLSFDQAVHLLSVLGESGRTVIGFDLVEVAPQGESQWDGNVGARLLQKMCGWSVISHG; this comes from the coding sequence ATGAGCCAAAACCTCGGATTTTTGGGAGTCTTCACTGATTTAAACAGCTCGCGGGTGGCGCTTCTACCCGTGCCTTGGGAAGTCACCACATCTTATGGCGGCGGCACTGCGCTTGGACCTGAGGCCATATTTGATGCAAGCCCACAGTTAGACCTTTTTGATGACGATGTGAAAGATGCCTACAAACAGGGATATCATTGGCTGCCCGTTAAATCTGAAATTGTGGACCTTGGCCGTTCAGTGAAACCAGACTCTACTGAGAATTTAACTGAAAAACAGACCACCGAAATCAATCAAGCCTGCCAGAAAATGGTGGACTGGGTTTATAGCGAAACAAAAAACCTCCTTCTTCAAAAAAAGATCCCCGCAGTGGTTGGCGGCGACCACTCTGTCAGTCTCGGAATTATCAAATCCCTCTCCGAGCATTACGAGGGCCAATTTGGCGTTTTGCATTTTGACGCCCATATGGATTTGCGAAAGGCCTATCAAGGGCTCACCTATTCCCACGCATCGATTATGAGAAATGTGATGGAACTTGAAAAGCCACCGCAAAAATTAGTTCAAGTGGGCATTCGTGACTACTGCGAAGAAGAAGCTGACTATGCAGCCTCCAATAGCGCCGTTGTGGAATATTTGGATCGTGATTTAAAAAAACAAATGTTTGACGGCGAGAATTGGACATCGCTGTGCCGAGAAATCGTCAACCAATTGCCTCAACAAGTTTATATTTCTTTTGATATTGATGGGCTGTCTCCTGAATTTTGCCCTGGCACTGGAACTCCGGTACCGGGTGGCTTGAGTTTTGATCAGGCGGTTCATTTGTTAAGTGTGTTAGGTGAAAGCGGTCGCACAGTTATTGGCTTTGACTTGGTAGAGGTGGCTCCTCAAGGCGAGAGTCAATGGGATGGCAATGTTGGAGCCAGGCTCTTGCAGAAAATGTGTGGATGGTCGGTGATTAGCCATGGATAA
- a CDS encoding FxsA family protein, translating into MFGFLLFMFTVVPAVELYLLIQVGQVIGAIETLGIVLLTGIVGAYMAKAQGYLILARIQRELSQGQLPAASLLHGLFLFAGGVLLVTPGFITDLAGLLMVFPLTRSLFVIFLKRYLQAAMLRGTLRFYSFRSGSTRVNDVDQPETYSHDELEVIDVTPKHKK; encoded by the coding sequence ATGTTTGGTTTTTTGCTGTTTATGTTTACTGTGGTGCCGGCTGTTGAACTTTATTTATTAATTCAAGTGGGGCAGGTGATTGGCGCCATTGAAACCCTGGGTATCGTGTTGCTGACAGGCATCGTGGGTGCCTATATGGCTAAGGCACAGGGTTATTTAATTTTGGCTAGGATTCAAAGAGAACTGAGTCAAGGGCAATTGCCCGCAGCCAGCTTGTTGCACGGTTTGTTTTTGTTTGCTGGTGGAGTGTTGTTGGTTACGCCAGGGTTTATTACCGATCTGGCGGGATTACTCATGGTGTTCCCTCTCACGCGCAGCTTATTTGTGATATTCTTGAAACGCTACCTGCAGGCGGCCATGCTGCGAGGAACATTGCGATTTTATTCTTTCCGTTCAGGCTCAACTCGAGTTAACGATGTGGACCAGCCAGAGACATACAGTCACGACGAGCTAGAAGTTATCGATGTCACCCCAAAGCACAAGAAATAA
- a CDS encoding DedA family protein has protein sequence MNKSIDVKNSSLSRFKILQWFKQLYHWVMGWAEHPKGSFALAFIAFIESIFFPIPVDPLLVAMGAAKPKKALWFGAMSTTFSVIGALLGYAVGFMFWENAQEIFYTYVFNQEKFQFVINEFNSNAFLAIFLAGFTPIPFKVFTLAAGVAHLDLMAFIFGSILGRGMRFMLIATLLYKFGTSIRDGLEKHFEKITIAVAVVIILAFIAYKAVP, from the coding sequence ATGAACAAGAGTATTGATGTGAAGAATTCCTCTTTAAGCCGATTTAAGATTCTTCAGTGGTTTAAACAACTTTACCACTGGGTCATGGGTTGGGCCGAGCATCCGAAAGGCTCATTCGCCCTAGCTTTTATCGCATTTATTGAGTCTATCTTTTTTCCCATTCCCGTGGATCCCCTGCTTGTGGCCATGGGTGCCGCGAAGCCCAAAAAGGCCTTGTGGTTTGGGGCAATGAGCACAACCTTTTCTGTGATCGGTGCCCTTTTGGGGTATGCGGTGGGGTTTATGTTCTGGGAGAACGCCCAAGAAATATTTTATACCTATGTTTTCAATCAAGAAAAATTCCAATTTGTAATCAATGAATTTAACAGCAATGCTTTTTTGGCGATTTTTTTAGCCGGCTTCACACCCATTCCATTTAAAGTATTCACTCTTGCTGCCGGTGTTGCCCATTTGGATCTGATGGCTTTTATTTTTGGATCAATACTTGGCCGTGGCATGCGTTTTATGTTGATCGCCACTTTACTTTACAAATTTGGCACGTCCATACGAGACGGCCTAGAGAAACACTTTGAAAAAATCACGATAGCCGTTGCAGTTGTGATCATCTTGGCATTCATTGCTTACAAGGCGGTACCTTAA
- a CDS encoding YkgJ family cysteine cluster protein, with amino-acid sequence MDKWYKEGVRFECQGSGKCCASRGAYGYVYLTLSDRRRMAKELNLPTSTFTRQYCEKTDGYYHLKSSDKQKDCMFLNGARCEIYHGRPVQCRTWPFWPENMSAKAWNKDVASFCPGIGKGRKYSANEIESIMKEQEKAEALY; translated from the coding sequence ATGGATAAATGGTACAAAGAGGGTGTGAGATTTGAATGCCAAGGATCCGGCAAGTGCTGTGCCTCTCGTGGGGCTTATGGTTATGTGTATTTGACTTTGTCTGATCGTCGACGAATGGCTAAAGAGTTGAACTTACCCACTTCCACATTCACCCGCCAGTACTGTGAAAAAACAGACGGGTACTATCACCTAAAATCCAGTGACAAACAAAAAGACTGTATGTTTCTCAACGGCGCTCGCTGTGAAATATACCATGGTCGCCCGGTCCAATGTCGAACCTGGCCGTTTTGGCCTGAAAACATGTCTGCCAAAGCATGGAACAAAGATGTCGCTAGTTTTTGCCCTGGAATAGGAAAAGGCCGAAAATATTCGGCCAATGAAATTGAGTCCATTATGAAAGAGCAAGAAAAAGCCGAAGCTCTCTACTAG
- a CDS encoding TraR/DksA family transcriptional regulator: MPRPSKGEAIMAEITRELVEQCKQNLLETKAEILNRFQSARQDLHASDDSKGGDEGDQTMRALAESEFLSMNERLRKQLVEIESALARIHSGTYGICEETEEPIEAERLLAIPWTRLSIEGAEIRESIGKRYAR, translated from the coding sequence ATGCCACGACCTAGCAAGGGGGAAGCTATCATGGCGGAAATCACGAGAGAGCTCGTTGAGCAGTGTAAGCAAAATTTATTAGAGACGAAGGCCGAAATACTTAACCGGTTTCAAAGCGCTCGTCAGGATCTTCATGCGTCAGATGACAGCAAAGGCGGGGACGAAGGTGATCAGACCATGCGAGCTCTTGCTGAGAGTGAGTTTTTGAGCATGAACGAACGACTTCGAAAGCAGTTGGTCGAAATTGAAAGTGCTTTGGCCCGCATTCATAGTGGGACCTACGGAATTTGTGAAGAGACTGAAGAGCCCATAGAGGCCGAACGTCTTTTGGCGATTCCTTGGACTCGTCTCAGTATTGAAGGTGCTGAAATTAGAGAGAGCATAGGGAAACGCTACGCTCGCTAG
- a CDS encoding calcium/sodium antiporter, protein MSYLMAIGLVIAGFAVLVFGGEALVAGAVSAASRLRISPMVIGLTIVAAGTSAPELLTSVMAVLKNNPDIAVGNVVGSNIFNILAILGIAALLSPLSVARTIVRMDLPLLVVATSLFLLLAQDHMFSRWEGSLFLIGLNGFIFYSVMMAKKDRKSTSDEVHEEFSVLKNWKFDVVYLTIGFIGLLGGAQLALEGGVQLGHLFGLSERIIGITIISVGTGLPELATSVVASYRGRNDLAIANVIGSNMVNTLGVTGVAATAKPFQMNPQIVTTDTFVMAVATLSVIPLIWIGRFRLSRLSGALLLLGYVAYLGLLIVRPQ, encoded by the coding sequence TTGAGTTACTTAATGGCTATTGGGCTTGTCATAGCCGGCTTTGCAGTTTTGGTTTTCGGAGGCGAAGCCCTGGTCGCTGGTGCTGTCAGTGCCGCCTCACGACTGCGCATCAGTCCAATGGTTATTGGCCTGACGATAGTCGCCGCGGGCACCTCGGCTCCTGAACTTTTGACAAGTGTGATGGCGGTATTAAAAAACAATCCCGATATAGCAGTTGGTAACGTTGTTGGTTCAAATATTTTTAATATATTGGCTATTCTAGGAATAGCCGCCCTGTTGAGCCCACTTTCAGTGGCACGAACCATTGTTCGAATGGATTTACCTCTGCTTGTTGTGGCCACCAGTTTGTTTTTGCTCCTTGCCCAAGACCATATGTTTTCTCGCTGGGAAGGGAGTCTTTTTCTTATTGGTCTAAATGGATTTATTTTTTATTCAGTGATGATGGCCAAGAAAGATCGGAAGAGCACTAGCGACGAGGTTCACGAAGAGTTCTCCGTACTGAAAAATTGGAAGTTTGATGTGGTCTACCTCACCATAGGTTTTATTGGACTCCTTGGTGGAGCCCAATTGGCCCTAGAGGGTGGAGTCCAATTAGGGCATCTATTTGGGCTTTCAGAAAGAATCATCGGTATCACAATCATCTCCGTGGGAACGGGATTACCCGAACTTGCCACTTCCGTTGTGGCCTCCTACCGAGGCCGCAATGATTTGGCCATTGCCAACGTAATTGGCTCTAATATGGTGAATACACTTGGCGTAACCGGCGTGGCTGCAACGGCCAAACCATTTCAAATGAACCCGCAAATTGTTACGACGGATACTTTTGTGATGGCGGTGGCCACCTTGAGTGTGATTCCTTTGATTTGGATTGGGCGGTTTCGCCTGAGTCGATTGAGCGGCGCTCTACTTCTATTGGGTTATGTGGCTTATCTAGGTCTGCTGATTGTTCGGCCCCAGTGA